Genomic segment of Shewanella sp. OMA3-2:
CCATCTTATAAGATTTAACCGTTAGACATCGTGCTGTTTTATATCAGGCTTGCTTAATGCTAGCCAAATAAGACTACCGAAAGCAATTAATTCGATTAACGCACGCGTGAGTCCTGTGGTTTGTATGGAGGCAATAACGGCGATAATACATAAGATAATAATCACAGCAGATTTAAGCCGAGGTGATAACCATAATTGTGTCATATTTCCTCCAATATAATCATAAAAAGCGAGTGATATTATCGAGGCAAGGACTTTGTTGACGCCAATATTAATTTTAACTATCTCATAACTGATTGGTTATCATTCTGTGGTGACTGGATTGGCTGAGTTAAATACGGTGTTCAATCATGTGCCAAATGCAAAGTGTTATTTCGAGTGAATAGTTCCCCACGATAACGGGTAAGGCAAAAGTGAGTTGTTGATATTATCGGGGTCGGTTAATGGGTATCTGAGTTTTATGTTGACGCACCTAACACTTGTTTGCTGGTATGGATAAACCTCAACAACGTAAATCATGTTATTCGTTATAATTAGTGATATTAGTAATAAGTTGGTTATATTTAGTTATATATTGCTTATATTGGTCATATTTAGTTACATAGTGAACAGAATTATATTGTGCAGTTAAGCAAAGGGTTAAGCTAAACTTGCTACAAATGTGTCATCAACCAAGAAGAGATGTAAATGCTGATTTTTCGATTGCGGGTGTTGATATTGTTAGTTTTTGTTACCTCATCTTTTAGCGCGTCTGCGACTATTGTTGATGTTAATGTTAGCGACCTTGAAGGTACTTTAATCAGCGATGCTGTGGTGGAGTTGATCCCAGAACATAGCATGCCATCATCAGCCATTAACAATCATGAAATGAGGCAGCAGAATCGAATATTCCAGCCTTTTGTATTGGCTGTTCAACAAGGCGATAAGGTGAACTTTCCTAACTTTGATCGTACTCGGCACCATGTGTATTCGTTTTCACCCGCGAAACCGTTTGAATTAAAGTTATATGTCGGCAAAGCAGAGGAGCCCATCGAATTTGCGCAGCCGGGTATTGTCGCTATAGGCTGCAACATTCATGATTATATGCAGGCATTTATTTATGTCGCCCAAAGCCCACTTTATGCTGTTAGCGATAATAAAGGCCATGTAAGCTTTAATGATTTAATCCCAGGCACATATAACGTTAAAATATGGCATCCATGGCAGAAAGTCCCTGTGATAGCCGCGCCAATAGTATTAACAGGTGAAACCAAACAAACGCTTGAGCTACAGTTTGATATAGAACATCAAGACAAGCCAACATCTCCCCAGGCCGGTTTTGCTTTAATAAATCAGTCGACGCAAATTGAGTTCGCCAATGCGACATAGCTTTCGACATCGACTGATTTGGGTTTTCCTTGCCGTACTCACCGTGGTGCAACTACTAACGGCTGTATTTGTGTTAAACGCGACTCAAAATGCGAGTCGGCAGCAACAAATGCAGCGATTAAGTGTTGGTATTAATGTTTTTAGTGATATTTTGGCCAACCGCAGTCAACAGTTGAACCAAAGTTTGTCATTGCTGAGTGCTGACTTTGGCTTTAAACGTGCGGTTGCCACTAAAGAGCAAGAAACTATTTCTTCAGTGTTATCAAATCACGGTAAACGTATTAATGCGAATGCGGCTATATTGCTCTCGCCGCAGGGGCAGTTATTATCGTCAAGTTTGACTGATTTATCAGCCGACGATGTCGCCAGCTTATTTGCCAAACATAAAAGTGAAGATAACGACTTTGTGATGTTAAATGTTAATCACGCTAATTATCAATTTGTGTTTCAGCCGGTAAAAGCACCAACATTAATAGCCTGGGTTGGTATGGGCTTTTTACTTGATGAAAATGTCGCTCAACAAGCTAAGACCATGACCGGAATTGATGTTAGCTTTATTAACTCAACGTCAGTACCTGTTGAGATTATCTCTACTTTAGCGCCAGAATTGATTCAACATTTAAGCGATACGCCATTCAGTTTTATCGATGCCACGCGTCACGCCAAAGGTAATTACCCTGATAACTACTTGTCTCAAGCTATTCAGTTAGATGCACAAAGTGATGCACAGTGGGTAGTATTGCATCAGTCTAATCAACGCTGGCAGCTCAATTATCAGCAATTGCGTAATAACATGTTGATGATATTCGCATTCACTTCCGTTTTAGCTTTTATTGTCGCTATGTGGGTGACCAATGGATTAACTAAACCTATTGATGCCCTAGTTAATTTTGCTAAAAAAGTTGGCCAGGGCGAAAACCCCACCAGAATTCAAGGTGCTCCAGCAGAATTACAAACCCTAGCAGATACCTTGTCGACAATGCGCAGCAATATCGAACAGCGCGAACAAGATTTTATTTATCAGTCAGAGCACGACTCCTTAACGGGATTGTTTAATCGTTTTGCCGCCGAAAAGCACATCAAGAATAGAATAGTAGGTCTAACCAGGACCTTACTATTGATTGATATTAAGCACTTTAGGCAAGTTAATGACATTATTGGTTTTGCTAATGGTGATCAGCTTCTGATTAGTTTCTCTGAGCGACTTAGTCGGTTACCTCTTGATGCATCCTTATTAGCAAGGTTAGATGGTGATGCTTTCTTATTATTACTGGAGCAGCCGATAACTCAGGCAGAGGCTATCGCACATTTACAAAATGTTATTTTGCCATTTGATGTAGCAGGGTCAAAAATTACGCTTACGATCAGAACCGGCATAGTTCAATTAGATGGGCTTTATCAACATATTGATACTTTATTACGCCATGTCGAGATAGCGTTAAATCATGCATGTACCCTAGGTGATGATGCCTATGTTTATCAGGAAGGCGATGATGATAAATACCAACGAGAGTTGTCATTGGTGCGGGATTTACCGCAAGCCTTAATTCAAGGACAGTTACACTTGGTGTATCAGCCTAAGGTGAATATCCAGTTAAATACTTGCTATGCCGTTGAAGCGCTTATTCGTTGGCAGCATCCAGAGCTTGGCTTTATTCCACCGGATGAGTTTATTCAGCTAGCGGAAAATTCAGGTAATATTTCTATTATTAGTGAATGGGTAATTGCAGAAGCGATTCGTCAGGCTCATGTTTGGCATCAACAGGGATTGGCTATTTCAGTGGCCATTAATTTATCTGCCCATGACTTAACCGATGAGACATTACCTACCCGCTTAGCCCAGCAAATATACGCAATGGATCTCCCTATAAATGCTATAGCGATAGAAGTGACTGAAGGTGCTGTGATGACTGATACTGAAACCACCATTAATGTGCTTAATCAGTTTAAGGATAAAGGTTTTCATATTGCGATTGACGATTTTGGTACAGGGCACTCATCACTGTCTTATTTAAAGCTACTGCCAGTAAATGAAGTCAAAATAGATCGTAGTTTTATTAAAGATATTCATCAAAATGCAACAGACCGTATGATAGTTGAAACCAGTATTAAGCTGATAAAAGGACTGGCGTTGTCTGTGGTTGCCGAAGGGGTTGAAACCCCACTAGGGATTGATATTTTAAAGCAAATGAACTGCGATATTATCCAAGGCTATGTGTATTCTAAACCGATAAAAGCTGCCGAACTGCAGGTTTGGGTGAATGAATTTAATCGCACGTCAGCTTAACTCTTACAGCGTGGAAATTTAAGATGCAACGTATTCTACAGACCATATCAGCCGTAATGTTATTCTTTTTCATGGTTTTCATCCCCAATAGCCAGGCTGGGTCGAGCAGAATCATTGCCACCGGCGGCACCAGTGAAATAGAGGGCTCAGCGGGTGGTGGTATTGTGCCTTGGGCGGTGATTAATGGTTATGGTAGTAGTGGTGAGTGGGCGGCAACCGCAATGGCAAGCTGGGTAGCAGTTGATGACTTTACCCTCAATGTTGTGGGCGCATCAGTCAGTTATGATAATCAATTTGAACTTAGCATTGCCAAACAAACATTTAATTTAGATTCTTTAGGTGGTGAACTTGGCCAAGATATTTTAGGCATAAAATATAAACTGGCAGGCGATCTACTTTATAGCAAGATGCCACAAATCAGTGTGGGTATGCAGTATAAAAAAGTTGATGACTTTGGTTTGCCGAGCGCCGTAGGCGCCCAAGATGATTCAGGTTTAGATATTTATATCGCCTCTAGCAAGGTGTTTTTAGATGTTGTAGCAGGTCGAAATTTATTACTTAATGCTACAGTGCGTGCCACTAAAGCCAACCAAATTGGCTTACTTGGTTTTGGCAGTGTCAACTCAACAGACTATCAGTTGATGGTAGAGGGCTCGTTAGCGGTTTTACTGCGCGATGATCTCGCTTTGGGTTATGAGTATCGCCAGAAACCGAATCAGTTAGATTTTGCTAAAGAAGACGACTGGCAAGATATTTTTCTTGCCTGGTTTGTGAATAAACATTTTTCAGTCACAGCCGCTTATGCTGATTTAGGTGATATTGCAGGTTTTGAGCAACAAAAAGGTTGGTATCTGTCGGTAGAGGGCGCGTTATGAGACATATTGGCATGATGCTGGTTAGTTGTATTTTGTTAGTGACGTGCTTAGGGTGTTCTATAGCCAAGCCATCTAGCAACCTGCTTTACCAACGTTTAGGCGGTTACCATGGTCTTGAATTGATTGCCGATGATTTGTTACAGCTTATTTCACAGGATGAACGCATAGTTGGTCACTTTCGTGAAACAGATATTAGTATTTTTAAACAAAGGTTAGTAGAGCATTTGTGTGTAGTGTCGGGTGGTGGGTGTGATTATCAAGGCGAGAGTATGCTTAATGCGCATCAGGGGTTAAACATTAGCCAAGCTGACTTTGACGCCATAGTTGGCCACTTGACTCAAGCAATGCAACAGAACGATATTCCGATACAAACTCGCAACGCTTTACTCGCTAAGCTTGCTCCAATGTACGGGGACATTACTAATCATTAGCTTCTATTATTAATGATGAGTATTCATTATGGCCATTAATAAAATGGCGCAGGGTCTACATCTAATGCGCTGGGCGAGATACCGCGTTCAATGTTAAGGTCAGATTTACGTAAATCTACCATAGTGACATCGGTATAACGTTTGTACCTTAACGAGTAGAAACATTTCACAATCGGATGCAATGCATCACGGTCTTTCGCTTCCCAGACAATGCCGACGCGCTCGTCAGACAGTTGTACCAGTGATCCCACAGGATAGACGCCAATACAACGGATAAATTCGTACACTAAAGACTGGTCTAAATGGAATGGTGTTAAGCTAATTAATATTTTAAATGCGGCGGCGGGGCTCATGGCTTCTTTGTAACAACGTGCCGCTGTTAGCGCGTCAAAAATATCAACAATACAGCTCATGCGTCCATGTACAGGCAGTGCATCACCTTTTAAGCCTTTAGGGTAACCTCTGCCATCCAGTTTTTCATGGTGCATCAAGCAGACGTCCTTACTTATCTGCGACAAGCCTTTAGTATCCTCCATAATTTCAACTGCATACACTTGATGCAGCTTCATATGTTCGAACTCTTCTGGTGTTAATTTACCAGGTTTATGTAAAATTTCATTATCAACTTTTACTTTGCCAATATCATGCAAAATACCCCCAACAGCCATTTGACGCAGCATGTCGACATCGAGTTTTAAGTGTTTACCAAAAGTGACGAGTAAGAATGCAACATTAATAGAGTGCTCTAGTAAATAAGCATCTTTTGATCTCAGTGCTGAAATACATTTAAATGCGTCAGCATCATCCATAACTGACTCAATCATTTTATCAGCAACTGCTTCAAAAGGCGCAACCTCAACGGCTTTACCATCAAATGTTTCAGATAAGACTTTTTTGATTAAATTTTTAGCTTCTTCAAGAATTTTCTTCGCTTGAACTTGCTGAGTTTCACGACTGACATTGGCTTTTTTAGCCATGGGTTTGGCTGCAACTTCTTGTTTTTCCGGCTTCTTTAGGCCGCAGCTGTCTGATGAGCGGTCAATGTCTACCCATACGTGCTTAATATTATTTTGAACGAGTTTAATCACCGCTTCACGGCTTTTTATTTGGCCAGCATTGGCAATAGCAACCGTGCCGCTATTATGATCGATAGCGGTAACAAACATACCAAGGTTTAATTTGGCGACTGGAATTTTTATTATATTTGACGATTCTATAGAATCACTCATCTGGCAAACGCCCTTAAGATCAAGATGTACTTAACTGTCTAGATTTTGATTAACCTAGTGTTGGTTTAATAAATGTTAAGCCTTCCCTGGGGGGTAAATCTAAGTATGTTTGTACGTTATAGCATGCACTATAGTTTACATCATTAGTTTATCTATATTAACAGATTAACTCATTATAGATCACAGTGTATAAAGTAGATGATTGACATCTTATTCTTTGGTTGATTAACTTTATCTCAGTATCGTCACAGAGGGGAGTTAATATTGTCTGGTCACTTTTTTAGTTCACAATTTAATGAGTTAAAGCAAAAGCTTGAACAAATAATTTTGGTGCCTAACATCACACCCATTGTGCAACTATCTGTAGAGGCTCCAGCACTTCCGCTGTTATCTTGGCTGAGCGCACAAACCCAGTATCCGCGTATTTATTGGCATGGTCGCGATAAAATAGAAGAGGTGGCCGCTATTGGGGTCTGTAAACAATTTTATTATCAAGACCAAGTTGATGATCATCAATTGGCCGCGGATTATCAGGCGCAGCGAAGTAAAGATGTAAGCCAAGACTTACGTTATTACGGTGGTGTCGCGTTTGACCGTACAGTAGAGTGCTGGGCAGACTTTGGACGGGTTCGATTTGTGCTGCCTCGTATAGAGTTAAGACGTAGCGGTCATAAAATTAAAATTTTGCTCAACTTAAATTTCGATGATCAAAATCGTGATTCGGAATATCAGCAAGCACTGGCTGCTATTGCTAAAATTGAAAAACCAAAACCATTATCACCACCGAATAAAACACGTCTAATAAGCCGCAGAGATTTACCTGATCAAGACAGATGGCGTGAGTTAGTTGAGCAAGTGACTCAAGACAATTTTAATCAAAGTACACCCAAAGTGGTGCTGTCGCGACAAACACAAATTGATATTGCTGAATCACTTGACCCCTGGACTGTATTGGCTTGCTGGCAAGGGCGTAACCCCAATAGTTTTCAGTTTGGGTTTCAATTTAGCCCTGAACGGGCGTTTATATCTTGCTCACCAGAACGGTTGTATTTACGTCGTCAAAATGAGTTATTTACCGAAGCGCTAGCGGGTACAACCACTCGAGGACTAAATCAAGAAGAAGATGATATTCTGGCGCAGCAGTTATTGAATGATGCAAAAAACAGTCATGAAAACCAGTTGGTTAGGCAACATATTGTTGAGGCGTTAAAACCACTTAGTCAATATGTCGGTGCTGATAAGCAAGCTAGCATTTTTAAACTAACCCATATTCAGCATTTACATCGTGCTATTCGTGCAGAGTTAAAAGCTGGGGTGAATGATTTTGACTTATTACGCGCGTTGCACCCAACCCCCGCGGTAGGAGGCTTGCCTCGCCACAGTGCATTGAGCTTTATACGTCAGCGTGAAGGTTATGCACGGGGTTGGTATGCCGGTGCTTGTGGTTATTTTAATCATTATGAATCTGAGTTTTCAGTGGCTATTCGCAGTGCATTGATTGAGCCAGGTCGAATTAGTTTATTTGCGGGTGCAGGAATAGTGGCAGGATCAGACCCAGATGCAGAATGGCAAGAGTTAGAGAATAAATTGGCAACAATTTTGTCGATACTAATCGATTTTTAAGGTTATTAAATCGTTATTTTTCAAGCTGGTGGTTTATTAATGAGTTAATCCGTTTTAATAAAAAACGCATCTAATATCGATGCGTTTTTTATGCGTCATGTTGTAATCTACGGGTTATGGGGCGTAGTAAGTTCCAGCATTGGGACCGACGGGAATACCTAATACAAATACCCACAGGAAGAAGAACATAGTCCAACCAATAAAGAACACAATACTGTAGGGCAGCATAGTGGCAATTAAGGTGCCGATCCCTAAATCCTTCTTGTAACGGCAAGCCACAGCTAAAATTAGACCGAAATAGCTCATCATTGGGGTGATAAGGTTAGTGACTGAATCACCAATTCGATAGGCCGCTTGAATGGTTTCTGGGGCATAACCGACCAACATCAACATGGGGACAAAAATAGGTGCCGTAACAGCCCATTGCGCAGATGCGCTGCCTAGCATTAGGTTGATAACGCCGCAAAGCATAATGAATAACACAAACACCAATGGTCCAGTTAATCCAATGGTACTTAATGCTTGCGCGCCACCAACAGCCAAGACAGCGCCTAGGTTTGTCCAATTAAAAAAGGCCACAAACTGAGCAGCGAAAAAGACTAACACGATGTACATGCCCATGGTACTCATACTGTGTGACATGGCATTGATGACATCAACATCCTTTTTCATGGACCCAACCACTTTACCGTACACTAAACCTGGAATGGCGAAGCCGATAAAAATAAAGGCAACAATTCCTTTCAAAAAAGGTGATCCAGCCACTAGGCCTGTTTCTGGGTGACGTAACGGCCCATTTTCAGGAATAATTGTCAGTGCTAATAAAGCGGAAAATGCGACCACAGCCAAGGCTGCCATTTTTAAGCCGCGCTTTTCAATGTTACTGACCTTTTCCATGGTTTGGTCATCTAAATCGCTGGCTTCGCTGGGATCATATTTACCGAGTTTAGGTTCAACAATTTTTTCAGTGACCAAGCCTCCTAGCAAGGTAATTAAAAACGTGGAGGCAAACATAAAGTACCAGTTAACTTCTGGTCCAACGGTATATTCAGGGGCGATCATTTGCGCTGCGGCTTCGGTAATGCCTGACAATAATGGGTCGACAGTACCCAGTAATAGGTTAGCACTATAGCCGCCAGACACTCCGGCAAAAGCGGCTGCTAACCCCGCTAAAGGATGGCGGCCTAATGAATGAAATATCATAGCCGCCATTGGAATTAGCACAACATAGCCTAGCTCTGCCGCGGTGTTAGATATAATGCCCGCAAACACAATTGTGTAAGTGACTAAACGTTTTGATGCTCCCATTACCAGCAAACGCATAGAGGCTGACAACAAACCCGAGCGTTCGGCAATGCCGACACCTAGCAAGGCCACTAATACAGTGCCTAATGGGGTAAAGCCAGTAAAGTTAGTGACTAAGCCTGACACTATGCGCTGTAATCCTTCAGCACTGAGCAGGCTAACAACATGAATTAAGCCATCAGGGCTTCGGCCTGAGGTGCCTTCGGGTCTAGGGTCTACGACCGATAATTCAAAGTATCCCGCAATACCGCTTATCACTACTACAGCGACACAAAATATAGCGAATAACGTTATTGGGTGGGGTAATAAGTTACCGAGTTTTTCGACTGTGTTTAAAAATCGAACAAATGCCCCTGAGGAAGTTATATCAGGGGGCGCGGCGGCTGGTTCAGGTTTTTTGGTATCTGGTTGGTTTGTTTGACTCATGTTGTTCCTTGATTTATTAGGACCTTTCCTCATCGACATGAATACATGTATGTATTTATGTGAGCATGATTGTCAGGATAATTAATATAGTTTTTCCAGCCTATTAACTTACACATGCTGAGTTAATTGAAAATTAATTTCTTTTTATGCATTAATCAGCTTTGGGTCAAAATGAATGCTTTAGCGGGTAAAAAGAGGCGTTTTACAGTGAGTTATTGTATGATATGACGGTGTTTATTACTGTGTGGGTTAAAAAGTGTTCACCAGGTTTTTTGTTTAACGCATTGTTTTAAATATATTTATGTTTTATTTTTAAGCTGTTCATTGAGTGTTGTTGTATCATTACTTATTTAGTCACTATATTGAGCCAGATGCAATAGAATTGTTTATTTTGTCAACCAAGTGTTACTGTTTACTATTGTGGTGCAATAAATATAGTTGCTACTTCACTGAGAATTAAGTGAAATATGAAGTAAATTGTGCTTATTATGCAGCATAAGAATTATAAAAATCATCATTAAGGAAAACATCATGCAAGCATTGCTGCTGAGTGTAAGCTTAGCTGTTATTCTATGCTACCTATGGTACGCCAGTTTAATCAAGAAACGTCAATCAGCGGTAGATTCACTGATTGTTTTGAATCAAAAAATTGATGCACGCTTGATTTTATTAGCCCAGCTATCTGATGTAAGCCAGCAGTATCAACCTTTGGATGTCACGCAAGCCGCTCAATGGCAACAGTTACGTGCCTTGGCCGATAAAAGCCAGTGGTCAAATGAAGTTGACGAGCATTTAATTCATGTTCTAGCTACCTGGTCAGAAATGGACATGTTACAGAAAGGATTGTTTTCAGCTTTGCATGGCGATGATCTGGATGAGCAGCAGGTGAATGAATATTTGCAATTAGAATTAGATTATCAAAATGTTGTTGAGTTTTATAATCAAACCGTAACAGAGTTGAATCAAGGTGTTGGTATGTTTCCTGGTTCTATTGTAGCCAAGTTAGCCAAGGTGTCGGTTATGCCTCAACTTACCCATACCGCAGGTTAATCGTGTTGAATTGTTGCTCGTTTTTAACCAATATATGTAAACGAGTACAGTTGAGTGTTGTATTGATAAGTTTGGGGTTTTGTTCTGGGTTACTGGCTAATCAAACTGAGGCCGCTAAAGCAGAAAAACCACTGATAAAAGCGGTATATCAAGCCAATTCTCAACCTATACCCGCTGAAAAAACCCATCTTAGTTTGTTTCCAAACCTCAATGAGCGAGCTGTGGTGCCGCTAAGAACTCCGCCAAGTGCGGATGGTAAAAATAAATCGATTACATCAACAGTGGTGCTAGACAATAGCTATCCACTTGCAAAACCAGATATCAGCAAGCCGACTAAAAAACAACTTAAAGCCAGCTATTCAGAACACGGTATTTTATCCGACCTAGGTGTGGAAAAGCGCAAAGTCTATCAATATGAAAAAGATGGTATTACCGCATTTAGTGACAAACAGCCAGATCATACTAACTACCGAGTGTTACTTTTTGAGTGCTATGCATGCCGTCCAGATTCGACCATTGATTGGTATAAAACCCCATTATTCACTCAGGATTATGCGAGTTATGTCGCCGTTGCTGCATCACGATATAAACTCGAACCTGCATTAATTAGAGCGGTTATTCATGCCGAGTCCGCTTTTAGAAGTAATGTAGTGTCTAAAGCTGGTGCTATGGGGTTAATGCAACTCATGCCAGGCACGGCTAAAGATATGCAAGTGCTAGATGCGTTTCACGCGGAGCAAAATATCAACGGGGGCAGCCGTTATTTAGCTTTGCTACTGACTCGATTTAATGGTGATATGGATCTGGCCTGTGCGGCCTATAATTCAGGTCCATCAACGGTTGCGCAATATAATGGTATACCGCCATATCCTGAAACCCAAGCATATGTTCAGCGGGTAAAAATTTTATACAGCCGCTACCGTAAAGCCAGTTGAGTTGATTGATAAAGTGCACGCTCAAATAATAAAATAGTGATTCACATCATTAATACCAAAGAGAATTCCAATAAATAACCCTGCCTGATGATACAGGCTAAAAACTAAAGGAATGTTTATGACTTTTTCACCCGTTATTGCGTCTCTATCGGTTGCCATTGCAGCCCTGTGTTTATCTTCCTTAGGTTATGCAACCGCAGCTGTGCCAACTACCGCCATTAATACTGCGCCATCCCAAGAGGATGTGCGCTTATATGACATAGCCACCGCGCCACAAGCGAGTCGGCTAGAACAAGATGTGCGTAAACTGGTGAGCTTTGGCACTCGTCATACCCTGTCTGAAACTGAATCAGACACCCAAGGTATTGGCGCGGCAAGACGTTGGATAGAGGCCGAGTTTAACCGTATATCTAAAGACTGTGGTGGCTGTTTAGAAGTGATTACTGTCAGTGAGACTGTTCAGGGTAATCGTATTGCTAAGGCTACCGATGTCGTCAATGTTATTGCTATTCAGCGCGGTAAAACTGACCCCAAGCGTGTGGTGATGATGAGCGGAGATATCGACTCTAGAGTTACCGACGTATTAGATGCTACCTCTATTTCACCTGGCGCAAACGATAATGCATCAGGCGTAGCTGGCGCAATTGAAGCTGCCCGCGTGCTGTCTAAATATCAGTTCAATGGCACCATTGTTTATGCCGCTTTGTCAGGGGAAGAGCAGGGGCTTTATGGCGGTGATATTCTTATCAATTATGCTAAAAAGCAAGACTGGCAAGTGCAAGCTGTATTGAATAACGACATGATCGGCAATATTGCTGGCATTAATGGGGTGATAAACAATTCCACAGTGCGGGTGTTTTCCGAAGGCGTTCGATTTGCTGAAACCGCCGACGAAGCCAAAGAACGTTATTTTAGCGGTGGTGAGAATGATTCTGCCTCGCGAAATTTAGCCCGTAAGATTAAAGCCTTAGTTGATCAGTATATGACTAATCTTGATGTTATGTTGGTATATAGGCTGGACCGATTTGGCCGCGGCGGACATCACTTACCCTTCAATAAAGCCGGTTTCCCCGCTGTACGAGTGATGGAAACAAATGAGCATTATGATCGCCAGCATCAAGACATTCGTACTGAAAATGGCATTAATTATGGTGATGTTATCGAAGGTGTTGATTTTGACTTTAATGCCAAGTTAACCGCACTCAATGCTATAAGTTTAGCCTCAATGGCATGGGCACCCGCGCCACCGTCAAATGTGACCATAAAAGGTCAAGTGTTACCGAGTACCACACTTAATTGGGCCAAAACAGCAGATAAAGATGTAGTTGGATACCGTGTTTACTGGCGATTAACGACTGAGCCTGAATGGACTCA
This window contains:
- a CDS encoding methylamine utilization protein, which codes for MLIFRLRVLILLVFVTSSFSASATIVDVNVSDLEGTLISDAVVELIPEHSMPSSAINNHEMRQQNRIFQPFVLAVQQGDKVNFPNFDRTRHHVYSFSPAKPFELKLYVGKAEEPIEFAQPGIVAIGCNIHDYMQAFIYVAQSPLYAVSDNKGHVSFNDLIPGTYNVKIWHPWQKVPVIAAPIVLTGETKQTLELQFDIEHQDKPTSPQAGFALINQSTQIEFANAT
- a CDS encoding bifunctional diguanylate cyclase/phosphodiesterase, whose protein sequence is MRHSFRHRLIWVFLAVLTVVQLLTAVFVLNATQNASRQQQMQRLSVGINVFSDILANRSQQLNQSLSLLSADFGFKRAVATKEQETISSVLSNHGKRINANAAILLSPQGQLLSSSLTDLSADDVASLFAKHKSEDNDFVMLNVNHANYQFVFQPVKAPTLIAWVGMGFLLDENVAQQAKTMTGIDVSFINSTSVPVEIISTLAPELIQHLSDTPFSFIDATRHAKGNYPDNYLSQAIQLDAQSDAQWVVLHQSNQRWQLNYQQLRNNMLMIFAFTSVLAFIVAMWVTNGLTKPIDALVNFAKKVGQGENPTRIQGAPAELQTLADTLSTMRSNIEQREQDFIYQSEHDSLTGLFNRFAAEKHIKNRIVGLTRTLLLIDIKHFRQVNDIIGFANGDQLLISFSERLSRLPLDASLLARLDGDAFLLLLEQPITQAEAIAHLQNVILPFDVAGSKITLTIRTGIVQLDGLYQHIDTLLRHVEIALNHACTLGDDAYVYQEGDDDKYQRELSLVRDLPQALIQGQLHLVYQPKVNIQLNTCYAVEALIRWQHPELGFIPPDEFIQLAENSGNISIISEWVIAEAIRQAHVWHQQGLAISVAINLSAHDLTDETLPTRLAQQIYAMDLPINAIAIEVTEGAVMTDTETTINVLNQFKDKGFHIAIDDFGTGHSSLSYLKLLPVNEVKIDRSFIKDIHQNATDRMIVETSIKLIKGLALSVVAEGVETPLGIDILKQMNCDIIQGYVYSKPIKAAELQVWVNEFNRTSA
- a CDS encoding DUF3034 family protein — translated: MLFFFMVFIPNSQAGSSRIIATGGTSEIEGSAGGGIVPWAVINGYGSSGEWAATAMASWVAVDDFTLNVVGASVSYDNQFELSIAKQTFNLDSLGGELGQDILGIKYKLAGDLLYSKMPQISVGMQYKKVDDFGLPSAVGAQDDSGLDIYIASSKVFLDVVAGRNLLLNATVRATKANQIGLLGFGSVNSTDYQLMVEGSLAVLLRDDLALGYEYRQKPNQLDFAKEDDWQDIFLAWFVNKHFSVTAAYADLGDIAGFEQQKGWYLSVEGAL
- a CDS encoding group I truncated hemoglobin, which gives rise to MRHIGMMLVSCILLVTCLGCSIAKPSSNLLYQRLGGYHGLELIADDLLQLISQDERIVGHFRETDISIFKQRLVEHLCVVSGGGCDYQGESMLNAHQGLNISQADFDAIVGHLTQAMQQNDIPIQTRNALLAKLAPMYGDITNH
- a CDS encoding HD-GYP domain-containing protein, with translation MSDSIESSNIIKIPVAKLNLGMFVTAIDHNSGTVAIANAGQIKSREAVIKLVQNNIKHVWVDIDRSSDSCGLKKPEKQEVAAKPMAKKANVSRETQQVQAKKILEEAKNLIKKVLSETFDGKAVEVAPFEAVADKMIESVMDDADAFKCISALRSKDAYLLEHSINVAFLLVTFGKHLKLDVDMLRQMAVGGILHDIGKVKVDNEILHKPGKLTPEEFEHMKLHQVYAVEIMEDTKGLSQISKDVCLMHHEKLDGRGYPKGLKGDALPVHGRMSCIVDIFDALTAARCYKEAMSPAAAFKILISLTPFHLDQSLVYEFIRCIGVYPVGSLVQLSDERVGIVWEAKDRDALHPIVKCFYSLRYKRYTDVTMVDLRKSDLNIERGISPSALDVDPAPFY
- a CDS encoding isochorismate synthase, translated to MSGHFFSSQFNELKQKLEQIILVPNITPIVQLSVEAPALPLLSWLSAQTQYPRIYWHGRDKIEEVAAIGVCKQFYYQDQVDDHQLAADYQAQRSKDVSQDLRYYGGVAFDRTVECWADFGRVRFVLPRIELRRSGHKIKILLNLNFDDQNRDSEYQQALAAIAKIEKPKPLSPPNKTRLISRRDLPDQDRWRELVEQVTQDNFNQSTPKVVLSRQTQIDIAESLDPWTVLACWQGRNPNSFQFGFQFSPERAFISCSPERLYLRRQNELFTEALAGTTTRGLNQEEDDILAQQLLNDAKNSHENQLVRQHIVEALKPLSQYVGADKQASIFKLTHIQHLHRAIRAELKAGVNDFDLLRALHPTPAVGGLPRHSALSFIRQREGYARGWYAGACGYFNHYESEFSVAIRSALIEPGRISLFAGAGIVAGSDPDAEWQELENKLATILSILIDF
- a CDS encoding AbgT family transporter, yielding MSQTNQPDTKKPEPAAAPPDITSSGAFVRFLNTVEKLGNLLPHPITLFAIFCVAVVVISGIAGYFELSVVDPRPEGTSGRSPDGLIHVVSLLSAEGLQRIVSGLVTNFTGFTPLGTVLVALLGVGIAERSGLLSASMRLLVMGASKRLVTYTIVFAGIISNTAAELGYVVLIPMAAMIFHSLGRHPLAGLAAAFAGVSGGYSANLLLGTVDPLLSGITEAAAQMIAPEYTVGPEVNWYFMFASTFLITLLGGLVTEKIVEPKLGKYDPSEASDLDDQTMEKVSNIEKRGLKMAALAVVAFSALLALTIIPENGPLRHPETGLVAGSPFLKGIVAFIFIGFAIPGLVYGKVVGSMKKDVDVINAMSHSMSTMGMYIVLVFFAAQFVAFFNWTNLGAVLAVGGAQALSTIGLTGPLVFVLFIMLCGVINLMLGSASAQWAVTAPIFVPMLMLVGYAPETIQAAYRIGDSVTNLITPMMSYFGLILAVACRYKKDLGIGTLIATMLPYSIVFFIGWTMFFFLWVFVLGIPVGPNAGTYYAP